Proteins co-encoded in one Flavobacterium sp. M31R6 genomic window:
- a CDS encoding DinB family protein, which produces MSESKRISNLYQSIYDGNPWLEVTLTNTLKDITAEQAYRKINPDLNTIWEIVNHLIQWRRNILRRMQGETITTPDHNYFVPVLDPSEVAWHQSLQNLAKSQELWNAFFDDFDDKDLEKIYINNNHTYYEHIHGIIQHDVYHLGQIVILKKLI; this is translated from the coding sequence ATGTCAGAAAGTAAAAGAATTTCGAATCTATATCAGTCCATTTATGATGGCAATCCGTGGCTTGAAGTCACTTTGACAAACACTTTAAAAGATATAACTGCAGAACAGGCCTACAGGAAAATCAATCCTGATTTAAACACAATCTGGGAAATTGTCAATCATCTCATACAATGGAGAAGGAATATTTTGAGGCGTATGCAAGGAGAAACAATCACAACTCCTGACCATAATTATTTTGTACCCGTTTTAGACCCATCAGAAGTTGCCTGGCACCAATCACTCCAAAATCTGGCAAAATCTCAGGAATTGTGGAATGCTTTTTTTGATGATTTTGACGACAAAGATTTAGAAAAAATATATATTAACAACAATCATACGTATTACGAACATATTCACGGAATAATCCAGCATGATGTTTATCATTTAGGGCAAATTGTTATTCTCAAAAAGTTAATTTAA
- a CDS encoding YciI family protein — protein MKNCILLIVFLFVAATGFAQEANPTYDEKLAKSLNADERGMKQYVFCILKTGSNTTATDEEKNELFKGHMANITRLAKEGKLALAGPFMKNDKNYRGLYIFNVSTIEEAKELVATDAAVKANIFEAELTPWYGTAALQEILKIHEKITKNKI, from the coding sequence ATGAAAAATTGTATTCTATTAATCGTTTTTTTGTTCGTTGCTGCAACTGGATTTGCACAAGAAGCTAATCCCACTTATGACGAAAAACTCGCCAAATCCCTGAATGCAGATGAACGCGGAATGAAACAATATGTGTTTTGCATTTTGAAAACCGGAAGCAACACCACAGCAACAGACGAAGAAAAAAACGAACTGTTCAAGGGACATATGGCCAACATTACTCGTTTGGCAAAAGAAGGAAAATTGGCTTTGGCTGGGCCATTTATGAAAAATGACAAAAACTATCGGGGTCTTTACATTTTTAATGTCAGCACGATCGAAGAGGCAAAAGAACTCGTGGCCACAGATGCAGCCGTAAAAGCAAATATTTTTGAAGCCGAATTAACACCTTGGTACGGAACCGCGGCATTACAGGAAATATTGAAGATTCACGAAAAAATAACGAAAAACAAAATCTAG
- a CDS encoding SRPBCC domain-containing protein produces MKKLQFKVSINAPVTKIYDFMLGTNSKSTYEQWTSLFNPTSTYEGSWDKGNKILFLGVDEKGEKGGMVSKIAENIPNQFVSIQHYGLFKADKEITEGPEVEKWANGFENYTFEENNGTTTVTVDLDTAEDFVDYMKQTYPKALDKLKELCEK; encoded by the coding sequence ATGAAAAAGTTACAATTCAAAGTAAGCATCAATGCACCTGTGACCAAGATTTATGATTTTATGCTTGGCACCAACAGTAAATCAACTTATGAGCAATGGACTTCTTTGTTTAACCCGACATCAACCTATGAAGGAAGTTGGGACAAGGGAAATAAAATTCTATTTCTTGGAGTAGATGAAAAAGGAGAAAAGGGAGGTATGGTTTCCAAGATAGCTGAAAATATTCCCAATCAATTTGTTTCGATTCAACATTATGGCCTTTTTAAAGCTGACAAGGAAATTACAGAAGGACCAGAAGTGGAAAAATGGGCAAACGGATTTGAAAACTATACCTTCGAAGAAAACAATGGGACTACAACCGTTACTGTTGACTTAGACACCGCAGAAGATTTTGTTGATTATATGAAACAGACCTACCCAAAAGCACTAGACAAGTTAAAAGAACTTTGCGAAAAATAA
- a CDS encoding VOC family protein — MITLNKVHHIAIIAGDYSKSKHFYIDILGLTIIQEIYRENRDSYKLDLALNGNFIIELFSFPNPPKRVSGPEAAGLRHLAFEVNNIQETRKYILEQGCDAEEIRIDEFTDKKFFFMADPDNTPIEFYEK, encoded by the coding sequence ATGATTACATTAAACAAAGTACACCACATTGCCATAATTGCTGGCGATTATTCAAAATCAAAACATTTTTATATTGATATTTTAGGATTGACTATCATTCAAGAAATCTATCGTGAGAACCGGGATTCCTATAAATTGGATTTGGCACTCAATGGAAATTTTATAATTGAGTTATTTTCATTCCCAAATCCACCAAAACGAGTTTCCGGTCCGGAAGCGGCCGGATTACGACACTTAGCCTTTGAAGTAAATAATATTCAGGAAACCCGAAAATACATTTTAGAACAAGGCTGCGATGCCGAAGAAATACGCATTGACGAATTTACCGATAAAAAATTCTTCTTCATGGCAGACCCGGATAACACGCCCATTGAGTTTTACGAGAAATAA
- a CDS encoding chloride channel protein: MIQTVRNFQFLKLQKLVIISILIGFLSAFLGVALKKLTEYYEEIFAHQASINPLYYILFPIFGLSVIYFLREYLFKKKENKGIKEIFESTNSKSQNLPNYKISSHFINGLLTVIFGGSTGIEVSTVVASATIGSVAQRKQNVFKEYKTELICAGVAAGITALFSSPIAGILFALEVISRKVTRAFLISNLIAVATAFGLIFLLNEKPLFNVIITTWHLKAIPYFILLGILAAFTSVYLTRCVLFFKVQFSKIKTHYFKIIIGSSILSISLLLFPQLYGEGYHAIKELIVNPNETQLTLSIVLTFIGILILKPIVTSATLVSGGDGGVFAPSLFIGAFLGLLVALVLNTYFSANVIPINFIIIGMAAVLSASIHAPFTSIFLVCGLTNDYTLFLPILVVCLISKYTAKMIYPFTVYTYSPGLAK; the protein is encoded by the coding sequence ATGATACAAACAGTACGAAATTTTCAATTCTTAAAACTCCAAAAATTAGTTATCATTTCTATTTTAATTGGTTTTCTTTCGGCTTTTCTGGGAGTTGCTTTAAAAAAACTAACCGAATATTACGAAGAAATATTTGCTCACCAAGCCTCAATTAATCCTTTATATTATATCCTTTTTCCAATCTTTGGATTGTCCGTTATTTATTTTCTTCGGGAGTATCTTTTTAAGAAAAAAGAAAACAAAGGCATCAAGGAAATATTTGAAAGCACCAATTCCAAATCACAGAACTTACCCAATTACAAAATATCCTCCCATTTCATCAACGGATTATTGACCGTGATTTTTGGAGGCTCAACTGGAATAGAAGTTTCTACCGTTGTCGCATCGGCAACCATTGGTTCTGTAGCGCAAAGAAAACAGAATGTCTTCAAAGAATACAAAACCGAATTAATCTGTGCTGGCGTTGCCGCAGGAATTACAGCTTTGTTCAGTAGCCCAATTGCAGGAATTCTGTTTGCCTTAGAAGTTATTTCAAGAAAAGTTACCCGTGCATTCCTAATCAGTAATTTGATTGCAGTTGCTACCGCTTTTGGACTTATTTTTCTGTTAAATGAAAAACCATTGTTTAACGTTATTATTACGACTTGGCATTTAAAGGCAATTCCTTATTTCATCCTTTTGGGAATTTTGGCTGCATTCACTTCCGTTTATTTAACTCGATGTGTATTGTTTTTCAAAGTTCAATTTTCGAAAATAAAAACCCATTATTTCAAAATCATCATAGGTTCGAGTATTTTGAGCATCTCATTACTTTTATTCCCACAACTCTATGGTGAAGGCTATCACGCTATCAAGGAACTAATTGTAAATCCAAACGAAACACAGTTAACATTGTCAATCGTTTTGACATTCATTGGAATCTTAATCCTAAAACCGATAGTTACATCGGCAACCCTGGTTTCGGGCGGCGATGGAGGTGTTTTTGCACCAAGTCTTTTTATTGGTGCTTTTCTTGGATTATTGGTTGCCTTAGTTTTAAACACTTATTTTTCGGCCAATGTTATTCCAATAAACTTCATCATCATCGGAATGGCCGCAGTATTAAGTGCCAGTATTCACGCACCTTTTACATCCATTTTTCTAGTTTGTGGATTAACGAATGATTACACTTTATTCCTTCCTATTTTAGTAGTTTGTCTGATTTCGAAATACACTGCAAAAATGATTTATCCATTTACGGTTTATACTTATTCACCTGGTTTAGCAAAATAA
- a CDS encoding HPP family protein, which produces MPIQKIKRTYRKTKYILYKETLVDYKEQFWSFLGSFVGIGVLAYIQSIHFKGNDAVYLIGSFGASSVLVYGIIQSPFSQPRNLVGGHVISAIIGVTVHKLVPDIIWIAAPLAVSFSIILMQITKTLHPPGGATALIAVIGSDKIKALGYMYVFSPVLIGVLILLLTALIFNNMTPSRTYPSHSTYHKHYHKIRKRLTGKK; this is translated from the coding sequence ATGCCGATTCAAAAAATAAAGCGAACCTATCGCAAAACAAAATACATCCTTTACAAAGAAACTTTAGTTGATTATAAAGAGCAATTTTGGTCATTTTTAGGATCATTTGTCGGCATCGGGGTTCTTGCTTATATACAATCCATCCATTTTAAAGGAAATGATGCTGTTTACTTAATTGGCTCTTTTGGAGCATCGAGTGTATTGGTTTATGGAATTATCCAAAGTCCGTTTTCACAGCCAAGGAATTTGGTTGGAGGACATGTAATTTCGGCTATAATAGGCGTTACCGTTCATAAATTAGTTCCCGATATTATTTGGATAGCCGCTCCCCTAGCCGTTTCGTTTTCCATAATTCTCATGCAAATCACCAAAACTTTGCATCCACCCGGAGGAGCAACCGCACTAATCGCCGTGATTGGTTCCGACAAAATAAAAGCCTTAGGATATATGTATGTGTTTTCGCCTGTTCTAATCGGTGTACTGATTTTACTCCTGACGGCTTTAATTTTTAATAACATGACTCCGAGTCGAACGTATCCGAGTCATTCCACCTACCACAAACACTATCATAAAATCAGAAAACGGTTGACGGGAAAGAAGTAA
- a CDS encoding four helix bundle protein, producing the protein MSNFRKLLVWQKAMSLTTKIYDNTKTFPKEEIFGLTSQIRRCSVSVPSNIAEGIGRDGKNELLRFLTISVGSLFELQTQLEIAKNIHFLKEEEFINLYEDSREVERMLIAFIKKIKERD; encoded by the coding sequence ATGAGCAACTTTAGAAAACTATTAGTTTGGCAGAAAGCCATGTCATTGACAACAAAAATTTACGACAATACCAAAACATTTCCCAAGGAAGAAATTTTCGGCTTAACATCACAAATAAGACGGTGTTCCGTTTCAGTCCCTAGTAATATTGCAGAAGGAATTGGAAGAGATGGTAAAAACGAACTCTTAAGATTCCTCACTATTTCTGTAGGTTCTTTATTTGAACTGCAAACTCAATTAGAAATTGCCAAAAACATACATTTTTTAAAAGAAGAAGAATTTATTAACCTATATGAGGATAGTCGAGAAGTGGAAAGAATGTTGATTGCTTTCATAAAAAAAATAAAAGAACGCGATTAA
- a CDS encoding nucleoid-associated protein, giving the protein MINLYNTHIETLSIHRVGNMSRNEPLFLSEEPFRLNDEIVPLMKEFFFKPFKEKEENYFQFAHEVDLDYNDMFKYATEIFNNPSALHDVSKKMTNHLFEQSNHPHIKNGEVYVTYLTNLSIDNNVVDAIGIFKSEIQSDFLQFEEKGTQLEMILQHGVSLSKLDKGCLIFNYKKEEGYKILSVDSNRYDARYWLEHFLSVDAFEDENFITKKYLKFCQGFAKDVVFPAEDKKEEVMFMNRSVNYFAKNDQFEETNFLNEVLDNPDLIPEFKNYKVDKGEKYSIEDVTSFPIANAAVSDARKSIKNVINLDTHIQIKMDFINPESAEKFVEKGWDEEKQMYYYLVYFNKEEKS; this is encoded by the coding sequence ATGATCAACCTGTACAACACGCACATTGAAACGTTATCCATACACCGTGTGGGAAACATGAGTCGTAACGAGCCTCTTTTTTTATCGGAAGAACCTTTTAGATTAAACGATGAGATTGTACCATTGATGAAAGAGTTTTTCTTTAAACCGTTTAAGGAAAAAGAAGAAAATTACTTTCAATTTGCTCACGAAGTGGATTTGGACTACAATGACATGTTTAAATATGCTACTGAAATTTTCAACAATCCAAGTGCTTTGCATGATGTTTCCAAAAAGATGACCAACCACCTTTTTGAACAATCAAACCACCCGCATATCAAAAATGGTGAAGTATATGTAACTTATTTGACCAATTTAAGTATTGACAACAATGTAGTTGATGCCATCGGTATTTTCAAAAGTGAGATCCAATCCGACTTTTTACAGTTTGAAGAAAAAGGAACACAATTGGAAATGATATTGCAACATGGAGTAAGCTTAAGCAAACTGGACAAAGGTTGTTTGATTTTTAATTACAAAAAAGAAGAAGGATACAAAATTCTATCGGTTGACAGCAATCGTTATGATGCCAGATATTGGTTGGAGCATTTTCTATCGGTAGATGCATTTGAGGATGAAAATTTTATCACCAAAAAATACTTGAAATTCTGTCAAGGTTTTGCTAAAGATGTTGTTTTCCCTGCCGAAGACAAAAAAGAAGAGGTAATGTTTATGAATCGTTCTGTAAATTATTTTGCAAAAAACGATCAATTTGAAGAAACCAATTTCTTGAATGAAGTACTGGACAACCCAGACTTGATTCCAGAATTTAAAAATTATAAAGTAGACAAAGGAGAAAAATACAGTATTGAAGACGTAACCTCTTTCCCTATTGCCAATGCAGCGGTAAGCGACGCCAGAAAATCAATTAAGAACGTAATCAACCTTGATACTCATATCCAAATAAAAATGGATTTTATTAATCCTGAAAGTGCCGAAAAATTTGTGGAAAAAGGATGGGACGAAGAAAAACAGATGTATTACTATTTGGTTTATTTCAATAAGGAAGAGAAATCTTAA
- a CDS encoding ABC transporter ATP-binding protein → METILSIHNLNKRYGSLQALKNVSLEIKKGNVYGILGPNGSGKSTTLGIVLNVVNKTSGEYSWFDGNLQTHEALKKVGAIIERPNFYPYMTAQENLKLVCKIKNINYSKIQEKLELVGLNDRKDSKFSTFSLGMKQRLAIASALLNDPEILILDEPTNGLDPQGIHQIRDIIKQIASKGTTILLASHLLDEVEKVCTHVMVLRKGEILYTGPVDGISANEGFFELQADDIDNLVRVLNTHPAVEKITASEGKVLVYLKTKLESKDLNQFLFSNNICLSHLVKRKNSLEEQFLELTKQ, encoded by the coding sequence TTGGAAACAATTCTTTCAATACATAACCTCAACAAGCGTTATGGCAGTCTTCAAGCTTTAAAAAATGTTTCGTTAGAAATAAAAAAAGGCAATGTTTATGGTATTCTAGGCCCAAATGGAAGTGGAAAATCGACTACTTTGGGTATCGTTCTCAACGTAGTGAACAAAACTTCTGGTGAATACAGTTGGTTTGATGGAAATCTTCAAACACATGAAGCTCTGAAAAAAGTGGGAGCGATTATTGAAAGACCCAATTTTTACCCTTACATGACCGCTCAGGAAAACCTGAAATTGGTTTGTAAAATAAAAAACATCAATTACTCCAAAATTCAGGAGAAATTAGAATTGGTAGGTCTCAACGATAGAAAAGACAGCAAATTCAGCACTTTTTCTTTAGGAATGAAACAACGTTTAGCCATTGCTTCTGCCCTGTTAAATGATCCTGAGATTTTGATATTAGACGAACCTACAAATGGACTAGATCCTCAAGGAATTCATCAAATAAGGGACATCATCAAACAAATTGCTTCAAAAGGCACGACCATTTTATTGGCTTCACATTTGTTGGACGAAGTCGAAAAAGTATGTACTCATGTTATGGTTTTAAGAAAAGGAGAAATTCTTTATACCGGCCCTGTTGATGGTATCTCTGCCAATGAAGGATTCTTCGAATTGCAGGCGGATGACATTGACAATTTAGTTCGAGTATTGAATACCCATCCAGCTGTTGAAAAAATTACTGCATCCGAAGGGAAAGTTTTGGTTTACTTAAAAACAAAATTAGAGTCCAAAGATTTGAATCAGTTTCTATTTTCCAACAACATCTGTTTAAGCCATCTGGTAAAACGTAAAAACAGCTTGGAAGAGCAGTTTTTAGAATTAACGAAACAATAG
- a CDS encoding ABC transporter permease, whose protein sequence is MKRLLSIELQKIWLNKASRVLTLTYFILLSFIALIASIRFDIGNIHFQVAEMGIFNFPYIWHFNTYIAAILKLFLAIVIVSMMANEYSYGTLKQNLIDGLSKKEFILSKFVTIVLFSLCSTVFVFVMTLILGYSFSSYTEIGIVFSDLEYVLAFFIKLVGFFSFCLFLGILVKRSAFALGFLLVWNIIEAIAKGILNFRLFPEGKTAGYITQFFPLEAMSNLILEPFSRLSLIKSIGDQMGVENLKDYSVPFSAIVIVLCWTIIFLFLSYRILKNRDL, encoded by the coding sequence ATGAAACGATTACTCTCTATAGAATTACAAAAAATATGGCTAAACAAAGCAAGTCGTGTCTTGACTTTGACCTACTTTATATTACTTTCTTTTATTGCTTTGATTGCCTCCATTAGGTTTGACATTGGTAACATTCATTTTCAAGTTGCCGAAATGGGTATTTTTAATTTCCCTTATATCTGGCATTTCAACACTTATATTGCCGCTATTTTAAAACTCTTTTTGGCTATTGTGATTGTTTCGATGATGGCGAATGAATACAGTTACGGCACTTTAAAACAAAACCTAATTGACGGATTAAGCAAGAAAGAATTTATACTTTCTAAATTCGTAACCATAGTATTGTTTTCATTATGCTCAACTGTTTTTGTTTTTGTAATGACCTTAATTCTTGGTTATAGCTTTTCGTCATATACTGAAATTGGTATTGTCTTTTCTGATTTAGAATATGTCTTAGCCTTTTTTATAAAGTTGGTTGGATTTTTCTCTTTCTGTTTATTCTTAGGAATATTGGTAAAACGATCCGCTTTTGCATTGGGATTTTTATTGGTTTGGAATATTATCGAAGCCATTGCAAAAGGAATTTTGAACTTTCGTCTTTTTCCGGAAGGCAAAACAGCAGGCTATATCACTCAATTTTTTCCATTGGAAGCAATGTCTAATTTAATATTAGAGCCATTTTCCAGATTATCGCTTATTAAATCAATTGGCGACCAAATGGGCGTTGAAAATCTCAAGGATTATAGTGTTCCTTTTTCCGCAATTGTAATCGTTTTATGTTGGACCATTATCTTTCTATTCCTATCCTATAGAATATTAAAAAACAGAGATTTGTAG
- a CDS encoding choice-of-anchor L domain-containing protein — translation MNPPKLLVQIILLFTLGIVNAQVITVDDTQTAQQLIENVLVKSTCANVSNFNATGDNFTSGQNSYAYFNAGTSNFPLKEGVLLSTSSSKEAIGPYQNQKGVGSPSWKGDTDLDQTLGITSINATVLEFDFVPLTTSISFNYIFASNEYQLYFPCEFSDAFAFLIKEKGSTDNYKNIAVLPGTTTPVSSKNVHPTINNVVDALGTSHSGCPAINESYFGGYNNASSPINYSGQIVKMNAHTDVIIGKTYHIKLVIADDKYQYYDSAIFLEAGSFSADIDLGPDRTAATNNPLCYGENFTIDTKLPTNYAYEWYKDGSTTPIQGETKPTLTISDAGTYKVKVTLTPATCTAEDEIKIEYAPQITVNNTTLYQCDDNGDGISVFDLTKVDNIVKNNDPKLTKLVYYKSLSDAQNEINPIKNPSTYTNSVPNEILTARVSNDFGCTNYAQLNLSISNNPIATQNPIESCDADALQDGITQFDLNAKVTPQVINGLASGLTVEYYLNQIDAIAQKNQLPNLFTNTVPNQQIIYARIVNGPDCYKITPETLVVNTFDPPNFQDETTGLCDGSSKVLTVDSGFSSYLWSNGATTNTTNVTSPGEYTVIVTSSKGCQKTKKYIVTPSGIGTITDVAVSDFAGSENSVSLSYSGNGDYEFSLDGNFYQDSPIFKGLSAGIYWATVRDKNGCGTSVPYKVYVLDYPRFFTPNNDGFNDIWKIKNLEALPKSTITIFDRYGKLLKQLNATSNGWNGTYTGKDLPSDDYWFSITFEDGKIIKGHFSLKR, via the coding sequence ATGAATCCTCCGAAGTTACTAGTACAAATTATTCTTTTGTTCACCTTGGGCATTGTAAATGCTCAAGTCATAACTGTAGATGATACCCAAACTGCTCAACAACTAATTGAGAATGTTTTGGTAAAAAGTACTTGTGCCAATGTTTCCAATTTCAATGCAACGGGAGACAACTTTACATCTGGTCAAAACAGTTATGCTTATTTCAATGCCGGTACCAGTAATTTCCCCCTTAAAGAAGGGGTTTTATTGAGTACGTCAAGCAGTAAAGAAGCTATTGGGCCATATCAAAACCAAAAAGGAGTAGGAAGTCCATCGTGGAAAGGAGATACCGATTTAGATCAAACATTAGGTATAACCAGCATTAACGCCACTGTACTCGAATTTGATTTTGTTCCTTTAACCACTTCCATCAGTTTCAATTACATTTTTGCATCCAATGAATACCAACTGTATTTTCCTTGCGAATTTTCGGATGCTTTTGCTTTTTTGATTAAGGAAAAAGGAAGTACAGATAACTATAAAAACATTGCCGTATTACCTGGAACCACAACCCCAGTATCTTCCAAAAATGTCCATCCTACCATAAATAATGTAGTAGATGCATTAGGAACCTCTCATTCAGGATGTCCTGCTATAAATGAATCCTATTTTGGCGGCTATAATAACGCGTCAAGTCCAATTAATTATAGTGGACAAATTGTAAAAATGAATGCCCATACTGATGTAATTATCGGTAAAACATATCATATCAAATTAGTGATTGCCGATGATAAATACCAATATTATGATTCAGCCATATTCTTGGAAGCAGGAAGTTTTTCGGCAGATATCGACTTAGGGCCAGATCGTACCGCTGCAACGAACAATCCTTTGTGTTATGGCGAAAATTTCACAATTGACACCAAACTCCCGACAAATTATGCTTACGAATGGTATAAAGACGGTTCAACAACTCCAATTCAAGGTGAAACAAAACCAACTCTTACTATTTCTGATGCTGGCACTTATAAAGTAAAAGTTACTTTAACTCCAGCGACTTGTACCGCCGAAGATGAAATAAAAATAGAATATGCGCCTCAAATCACTGTAAACAATACAACTTTATATCAATGTGATGATAACGGCGATGGAATCTCGGTATTTGATTTAACCAAAGTCGATAACATCGTAAAAAACAATGATCCAAAATTGACAAAATTGGTTTATTATAAATCGTTGTCTGATGCCCAAAATGAAATAAATCCAATAAAGAATCCATCGACCTATACTAATTCGGTTCCCAATGAAATTCTTACTGCCCGAGTAAGCAATGACTTTGGTTGTACTAATTATGCCCAATTGAATTTATCGATATCCAATAATCCCATCGCAACACAAAATCCAATAGAAAGTTGTGATGCAGATGCATTGCAGGATGGGATAACACAATTTGATTTGAATGCAAAAGTTACACCACAAGTGATTAATGGATTAGCTTCTGGTTTGACTGTTGAGTATTACCTAAATCAAATCGATGCCATTGCTCAAAAAAACCAATTACCCAATCTTTTTACCAATACAGTTCCAAATCAACAAATCATTTATGCCCGGATTGTTAATGGTCCGGATTGTTATAAAATCACTCCTGAAACACTTGTTGTAAACACTTTTGATCCACCCAATTTTCAGGACGAAACAACTGGACTATGTGATGGTTCCAGCAAAGTTTTGACTGTTGATAGCGGATTTTCCAGTTATCTATGGAGTAATGGCGCAACAACCAATACAACAAATGTGACATCTCCAGGAGAATACACAGTAATTGTAACAAGCTCAAAAGGGTGCCAAAAAACAAAAAAATACATCGTTACCCCTTCTGGCATTGGAACTATCACTGATGTAGCCGTTTCTGATTTTGCCGGATCCGAAAACTCCGTCTCACTGTCATATTCAGGTAATGGAGATTACGAATTTTCACTAGATGGTAATTTTTACCAAGACAGTCCAATTTTTAAAGGGCTCAGTGCTGGAATCTATTGGGCTACAGTGAGAGACAAAAACGGTTGTGGCACTTCTGTTCCCTACAAAGTCTATGTGTTAGATTATCCTCGTTTCTTTACACCAAATAATGATGGATTTAACGATATTTGGAAAATTAAAAATCTGGAAGCTCTCCCAAAATCAACCATAACGATTTTTGACCGCTATGGAAAATTATTAAAACAGCTCAACGCCACAAGCAATGGCTGGAACGGAACTTATACCGGAAAAGACCTTCCTTCAGATGATTATTGGTTTTCCATAACTTTTGAAGACGGAAAAATAATAAAAGGTCATTTTTCTTTAAAAAGATAG